A window of the Phragmites australis chromosome 20, lpPhrAust1.1, whole genome shotgun sequence genome harbors these coding sequences:
- the LOC133901394 gene encoding FRIGIDA-like protein 3: MSEMESVAALMESTSSKIQQLQRAFAELESQSVVSMNLKWKQLEDHFHGLEQSLKKKFDELKQQEKEFEETIAKSEEMLQQREVAVVAKELTSLERLQEKRDAALAMIFGKSKLSLPVPAINPMNKALDNLGVRLPTLAPEESVRLQVDNAAVKPRSELVVLCEEMDVKGLHKFISDNRKNLTAIREEIPSALKRTSHPYDLVLDSLEDFYSGDNLVLDGKKDGDLLGVRRTCLMLMESLGQLQTDDVAGFSSVELMLTTNIKEQAKKIALEWKSKLDSLDIDASNGNCLEAHAFLQLLATFGISAEYNEDDLCKLLPYVSRRRQTPELCRLLGLSQKMPGVIRVLVDSGRPIDAINLAYAFGLTEQFEPVQLLKAYLRDVRKVSHAKNVKMSPGVQNEMNERELSALKAVIKCVEEHKLEEQYPVDPLQKRVLQLEKAKADKRRAVEAAKPQSKRPRANGSVFAPRVTSFADKSFYPATAERHPSYPYERQFVYGAEAHHPPIMSSAPYTIQPAHAPYYGNAYPVQYQVPYIH; the protein is encoded by the exons ATGTCTGAAATGGAGTCCGTGGCAGCTCTCATGGAGTCGACAAGCTCTAAGATACAACAGCTTCAGAGGGCGTTTGCTGAGCTTGAGAGCCAGAGTGTTGTTTCCATGAACTTGAAGTGGAAGCAACTTGAGGACCATTTCCATGGGCTTGAGCAGTCACTCAAGAAAAAGTTTGACGAACTGAAACAGCAGGAAAAGGAGTTCGAGGAAACGATTGCAAAATCGGAGGAGATGCTGCAGCAAAGGGAGGTAGCTGTTGTGGCTAAGGAACTGACTTCCCTGGAAAGGTTGCAGGAAAAGAGAGATGCTGCATTAGCTATGATCTTTGGCAAGTCCAAGCTGTCCTTGCCTGTTCCTGCCATCAACCCAATGAACAAGGCGCTGGATAATCTTGGTGTGAGGTTGCCTACACTTGCTCCTGAAGAGAGCGTGCGCCTGCAAGTTGACAATGCTGCAGTGAAGCCTCGTTCTGAACTTGTTGTGCTCTGTGAGGAAATGGATGTTAAGGGCCTTCATAAGTTCATATCAGACAACAGAAAGAACTTAACAGCCATCCGTGAGGAAATTCCAAGTGCACTCAAGAGAACATCTCATCCATATGACTTGGTTCTGGATTCCTTGGAAGACTTTTATTCTGGAGATAATCTAGTATTGGATGGCAAAAAGGATGGAGACCTTCTGGGTGTAAGAAGGACGTGCCTGATGTTGATGGAGTCACTTGGACAGCTGCAAACTGATGATGTAGCTGGTTTCTCTTCGGTGGAGCTCATGCTTACAACTAATATCAAAGAACAAGCAAAAAAGATTGCGTTAGAGTGGAAGTCAAAATTGGATAGTCTTGACATTGATGCCAGTAATGGAAACTGTCTTGAAGCTCATGCATTTCTTCAACTCCTGGCTACCTTTGGTATTTCTGCTGAATATAATGAAGATGACCTGTGCAAACTACTTCCTTATGTTAGTCGTCGTCGTCAAACACCTGAACTTTGTCGATTGCTTGGGTTGTCACAGAAGATGCCAG GTGTCATTAGAGTTCTGGTGGATAGTGGAAGACCTATTGATGCAATAAATCTGGCTTATGCATTTGGGCTCACTGAACAATTTGAACCGGTGCAATTGCTGAAAGCATATCTGAGGGATGTTAGGAAAGTGTCACATGCCAAGAATGTGAAAATGTCTCCTGGAGTGCAG AATGAGATGAATGAACGTGAGTTATCCGCACTGAAAGCTGTCATCAAGTGTGTCGAGGAACACAAGCTTGAGGAGCAATACCCTGTGGATCCACTTCAGAAAAGGGTTTTGCAGCTTGAGAAAGCAAAGGCAGACAAGAGGAGGGCTGTTGAAGCAGCAAAGCCACAGTCCAAGAGGCCTCGTGCCAACGGATCGGTCTTTGCACCACGTGTCACCAGCTTTGCTGACAAGAGCTTCTACCCAGCAACCGCAGAGAGGCATCCCTCCTACCCTTACGAGAGGCAGTTTGTGTATGGTGCTGAGGCCCATCATCCTCCAATTATGAGCTCAGCACCATACACGATCCAACCTGCCCATGCACCTTACTATGGTAATGCCTATCCAGTTCAGTACCAGGTTCCGTATATCCACTAA